From a region of the Hallerella porci genome:
- a CDS encoding Rpn family recombination-promoting nuclease/putative transposase has product MTNQKSHRSHDAFFRWLFADENHSRALLKLCAKQNPESAEFLNFFDLNSLERIPDSYSEVDETGEADLAFRVKNAKGLPGLIGMLLAHKSGSYKSVFAQISRYADMVMEVQNDMGMELYTKDNPYGLLPTWAFVFYNGKGSWDPMKILRERYSDYFLSSALPCQCSFIDMKMISDEDCTGCDDVATAMGLTAMKYAFDREKLLKALLQFKSRFQKLPPAEAKDLLKKISFYLKEFLDDKVIEELNGAFV; this is encoded by the coding sequence ATGACAAATCAAAAATCTCATCGCAGTCACGATGCATTTTTCCGCTGGCTTTTTGCCGATGAAAATCATTCGCGAGCGTTATTGAAACTGTGTGCGAAGCAGAATCCGGAAAGTGCTGAGTTTTTGAATTTTTTCGATTTGAATTCGCTTGAGCGGATTCCGGATTCGTATTCCGAAGTAGACGAAACGGGCGAAGCCGATTTGGCTTTCCGTGTGAAAAATGCGAAAGGGCTTCCCGGATTGATCGGGATGCTTTTGGCGCACAAATCGGGCTCATATAAATCTGTATTCGCACAAATTTCTCGCTATGCCGATATGGTGATGGAAGTGCAGAATGATATGGGGATGGAATTGTACACTAAAGATAATCCGTATGGACTGCTGCCGACATGGGCTTTCGTTTTTTACAACGGAAAAGGTTCGTGGGATCCGATGAAAATTTTGCGTGAAAGGTATAGCGATTACTTTTTGAGTTCTGCGCTGCCTTGTCAATGCAGTTTCATCGATATGAAAATGATTTCCGACGAAGATTGCACCGGCTGCGACGATGTTGCAACGGCGATGGGCTTGACCGCGATGAAATATGCATTTGACCGCGAAAAATTACTCAAAGCATTGCTGCAATTTAAAAGTCGCTTTCAAAAGTTGCCGCCCGCCGAGGCCAAAGACCTTTTGAAAAAAATTTCATTCTATTTGAAAGAGTTTTTGGACGATAAAGTCATCGAGGAGTTGAACGGGGCATTCGTATAA
- the rseP gene encoding RIP metalloprotease RseP, giving the protein MEHLFSNVAMFVLGLIALSFLVFIHELGHFIVAKWNKVKVNTFSIGFGKKLLRFKKGETEYCISLIPFGGYVAMEGENPDSPESDDPRGFAKKSVGARAAIAFAGPFVNIVFAFFLLVGLYMWGVEEPESSRLIVGLVVPESAAAQAGIQPGDTIFEVDGKATAGWDDFREQIGVRIGANVSIKLTRGGDTISTMLIPQEMIIPAQDSSDENIHMGVGDAGIYPRHRIVVAETPFAGSVAEKVGVLKGDTITEINHQWLYDYQSVVKFISGSEGNPLTLTIHRGADTLYKEVSPVYNEEYKRYMIGIRMQYVMFRETHIVKRNLPDAVVKASATSWKLTTSVFRYFKRLFQGQVKVDAMSGPVTIVAVMGNVWMAGFQEFLMMLALISINLGVMNLLPLAITDGGILLFLLIEAIRGKPVSQEKQALIQKIAMSLFIALFVFITFLDIEKIGLFLK; this is encoded by the coding sequence ATGGAACACCTCTTCTCCAATGTGGCGATGTTTGTGCTTGGGCTGATTGCTTTAAGCTTTTTGGTTTTCATACATGAACTCGGACATTTTATCGTCGCCAAATGGAATAAGGTAAAAGTCAACACATTTTCCATTGGCTTTGGCAAAAAATTGCTGCGGTTCAAAAAAGGGGAAACGGAATATTGCATTTCGCTCATTCCTTTCGGCGGTTATGTGGCGATGGAAGGCGAAAATCCGGACTCGCCCGAATCCGATGACCCGCGTGGATTTGCTAAAAAAAGTGTGGGCGCTCGGGCGGCGATTGCTTTTGCGGGGCCGTTTGTCAATATCGTTTTTGCGTTTTTCCTTTTGGTCGGACTTTACATGTGGGGAGTCGAAGAACCGGAATCTTCGCGGTTAATCGTCGGACTCGTCGTCCCTGAAAGCGCTGCGGCTCAAGCGGGAATTCAACCGGGCGATACGATTTTTGAAGTCGATGGAAAAGCGACTGCGGGCTGGGATGATTTTCGGGAACAAATCGGCGTGCGAATCGGAGCGAATGTTTCGATTAAACTCACTCGCGGCGGCGATACGATTTCGACGATGTTAATTCCTCAAGAAATGATTATTCCGGCGCAGGATTCTTCGGACGAAAATATTCACATGGGAGTTGGCGATGCGGGAATTTATCCGCGGCATCGAATTGTGGTCGCAGAAACTCCGTTCGCCGGAAGCGTTGCCGAAAAAGTCGGCGTCTTAAAAGGCGATACGATTACCGAAATCAATCATCAATGGCTTTACGATTATCAAAGCGTCGTCAAATTTATCAGCGGCTCCGAAGGGAATCCTCTGACTCTCACCATTCACCGCGGCGCAGATACCCTTTATAAAGAAGTTTCGCCCGTTTACAATGAAGAATATAAACGCTACATGATTGGCATTCGGATGCAATATGTGATGTTCCGTGAAACGCATATTGTGAAGCGCAATTTGCCGGATGCAGTCGTCAAAGCAAGTGCGACAAGTTGGAAATTGACGACGAGCGTTTTCCGTTATTTTAAGCGTCTCTTCCAAGGTCAAGTGAAAGTTGATGCAATGTCGGGACCGGTGACAATTGTCGCTGTCATGGGCAATGTTTGGATGGCGGGCTTCCAAGAATTTTTGATGATGCTTGCCCTCATCAGCATCAATTTAGGCGTGATGAATTTACTCCCGCTTGCTATTACCGATGGCGGCATCCTCTTATTCCTTTTGATCGAAGCAATCCGCGGTAAACCCGTTTCGCAAGAAAAGCAGGCGCTCATTCAAAAAATCGCCATGTCGCTTTTTATCGCTTTATTTGTTTTCATCACATTTCTCGATATTGAAAAAATCGGACTTTTCTTAAAATGA
- a CDS encoding 1-deoxy-D-xylulose-5-phosphate reductoisomerase, with protein MKQVCLLGATGSIGTSTIGVLKQHPDRFKLYAIAANSNWKKMAEIAREMDVERFCMFDETAAKALEKELGKPVLSGMDGLCELASDPKTDIVLNSLMGSVGCLPTLSAIRSSKHIALANKETLVMAGEVIKEALRENPKAYLTPVDSEHNAIFQCLADRPKVEVENLQITASGGPFREWPVEKFKDIRVEDALNHPVWSMGRKITIDSASMMNKGLEVIEAHFLFDIPYEQIKVVVHPQSRVHSLVQFRDGNLMAQLGAPDMKIPIQVALTWPERIPLKTDRLDLAEVGKFTFFQPDLEKFRCLAIAIECGKKAGLYTAMMNAANEVLVNAFLEKKIGFMDIPAGVEKVIAKTPTVSGKLDLETILAADAEARKLAQSLIPNF; from the coding sequence ATGAAACAGGTTTGTCTTTTGGGAGCAACGGGTTCGATTGGAACTTCGACCATCGGCGTTTTAAAACAGCATCCAGATCGTTTTAAACTTTACGCGATTGCGGCAAACAGCAACTGGAAAAAAATGGCGGAAATTGCCCGCGAAATGGACGTGGAACGTTTCTGCATGTTTGACGAAACCGCAGCCAAGGCTCTTGAAAAAGAACTCGGTAAACCGGTGCTTTCGGGAATGGACGGACTCTGCGAATTAGCAAGCGATCCGAAAACCGATATCGTCCTCAATTCTTTAATGGGTTCTGTCGGATGCCTTCCGACACTTTCTGCAATTCGTTCTTCAAAGCATATCGCTCTTGCGAACAAAGAAACCTTGGTGATGGCGGGCGAAGTTATCAAAGAAGCGCTTCGCGAAAATCCGAAAGCGTATTTGACTCCGGTTGATTCGGAACACAATGCGATTTTCCAATGCCTCGCCGACCGCCCCAAAGTCGAAGTTGAAAATTTGCAAATTACCGCTTCGGGTGGACCTTTCCGCGAATGGCCTGTCGAAAAATTCAAAGACATCCGCGTTGAAGATGCGCTCAATCATCCTGTCTGGAGCATGGGTCGAAAAATTACAATCGACTCGGCGAGCATGATGAATAAAGGCCTCGAAGTCATCGAAGCGCATTTCTTGTTTGACATTCCTTACGAACAAATTAAAGTCGTTGTGCATCCGCAAAGTCGCGTGCATTCTCTTGTGCAATTCCGCGATGGCAATTTGATGGCGCAGCTCGGTGCTCCGGATATGAAAATTCCTATTCAGGTGGCACTTACTTGGCCAGAACGCATCCCGCTCAAAACGGATCGTTTGGATCTCGCCGAAGTCGGGAAATTTACTTTCTTCCAACCGGATTTAGAAAAATTCCGTTGCTTAGCAATCGCTATCGAATGCGGCAAAAAAGCGGGACTTTATACCGCGATGATGAACGCTGCAAACGAAGTTTTGGTGAACGCTTTCCTCGAAAAGAAAATCGGCTTTATGGATATTCCTGCGGGAGTCGAAAAAGTCATCGCGAAAACGCCGACGGTTTCGGGCAAACTCGATTTGGAAACTATCCTCGCTGCCGATGCCGAAGCAAGAAAGTTGGCGCAAAGCCTCATTCCGAACTTTTAA
- a CDS encoding phosphatidate cytidylyltransferase codes for MSNLTLRILFAAIAIPVTFVLLWLNDISRLALMSFFCGAGAWEWARMASKMYKGPSMQVVAPVTAVALTLAWIFQSGHFFGLAPVPHLVGLVFVCVFAIYIGIAFSKVSIDHLFPWLMMQLGAPLYLGLWGGLNIYLLGSGSFSIEHSYKLVIVMTAMWVCDTMAYFGGRLFGKHKFAPEISPKKTWEGAICGTLFAVAWVMFFAPSVFGLDYARAAILGIVLAISGQVGDLLESTLKRWSGTKDASQIFPGHGGVLDRADSFYLSAPTVVLVMYFVNGAI; via the coding sequence ATGAGTAATTTAACTCTTCGCATTCTTTTTGCGGCGATTGCTATCCCAGTTACATTTGTGCTTTTGTGGCTGAACGATATTTCTCGGCTCGCTTTAATGAGCTTTTTCTGCGGAGCGGGCGCTTGGGAATGGGCACGGATGGCTTCGAAAATGTATAAAGGTCCGTCGATGCAAGTGGTGGCGCCTGTCACTGCGGTGGCGTTAACTCTTGCGTGGATTTTCCAATCGGGACATTTCTTTGGACTTGCTCCGGTTCCGCATTTAGTCGGGCTTGTTTTTGTCTGCGTCTTTGCCATTTACATCGGAATTGCATTTTCAAAAGTTTCAATTGATCATCTTTTTCCGTGGTTAATGATGCAGCTCGGCGCTCCGCTTTATTTAGGATTATGGGGAGGCTTGAATATTTATTTGCTCGGCTCGGGCAGTTTTTCGATTGAACATTCTTATAAACTCGTCATCGTAATGACAGCGATGTGGGTCTGCGATACGATGGCTTACTTTGGCGGACGCCTTTTCGGCAAGCATAAATTTGCTCCGGAAATTAGCCCGAAGAAAACATGGGAAGGCGCGATTTGCGGAACGCTTTTTGCAGTCGCTTGGGTCATGTTCTTTGCTCCATCTGTCTTCGGCTTGGATTATGCGCGCGCAGCGATTCTCGGGATTGTTCTTGCGATTTCGGGACAAGTCGGCGATTTGTTAGAATCGACTTTGAAGCGTTGGTCCGGAACAAAAGATGCGAGCCAAATTTTCCCCGGTCACGGTGGCGTTCTCGATCGCGCAGATTCGTTCTACCTTTCGGCGCCGACAGTTGTGCTGGTGATGTATTTTGTTAACGGAGCGATTTGA
- a CDS encoding isoprenyl transferase, translated as MANGLKHVAIIMDGNGRWAKSRGLERFLGHRKGTQATIDAVKFGCDLHLEHLTLYVFSSENWQRPSKEVDYLMKLLVEMVHKELPDLMEKNVKLVVIGNINRLPDAPRKQLQHAIDTTANNTGMQLNLAISYGGRLEIVDACKAIAEKVQKGTLALDAIDESVFAEHLYLKGAPDPDLVIRTGGEFRLSNYLLWQAAYSEFYVTPTLWPEFTNEEFQKAIDFYNTRERRFGKVLDE; from the coding sequence ATGGCGAACGGGCTGAAACATGTTGCCATCATTATGGATGGCAACGGTCGCTGGGCAAAGAGCCGCGGCTTAGAACGTTTTCTGGGACACCGCAAAGGAACTCAGGCGACTATTGATGCGGTAAAATTCGGGTGTGATTTGCACTTGGAACATTTGACCTTGTATGTGTTCAGCTCCGAGAACTGGCAACGCCCTTCGAAAGAAGTGGATTATTTGATGAAGCTCCTTGTGGAAATGGTTCACAAGGAACTTCCAGATTTGATGGAAAAAAATGTAAAGCTCGTGGTCATCGGAAACATTAACCGTTTGCCCGATGCTCCGCGCAAGCAACTGCAGCACGCTATCGATACAACTGCGAATAATACGGGGATGCAATTAAATCTTGCAATTTCTTACGGCGGACGTTTAGAAATCGTCGATGCCTGCAAAGCGATTGCAGAGAAAGTGCAAAAGGGAACTCTTGCGTTAGATGCAATTGACGAATCTGTTTTCGCTGAACATCTTTATTTAAAGGGCGCACCCGATCCGGATTTGGTGATTCGCACCGGCGGAGAATTCCGCCTTTCGAATTATCTTTTGTGGCAAGCTGCTTACAGTGAATTTTATGTGACGCCGACTCTTTGGCCCGAATTTACGAACGAAGAATTTCAAAAAGCGATTGATTTTTACAATACGCGCGAACGCCGTTTCGGCAAGGTTCTTGATGAGTAA
- the frr gene encoding ribosome recycling factor produces MAEEYEVKMQKAIEATEREFSKIRTSVATPAILNNIRVDYYGTPTPIPQVAKVTVPEPRMLLVTPWEKQMVEPINRAIQMANIGVSPIMEGNGIRVSIPILTSERRAELAKIARKHAEEGKVAIRNIRRDANDAIKKNKELGEDESKKRQDQIQKITDSYIAKIDEILKVKEADLLEV; encoded by the coding sequence ATGGCTGAAGAATATGAAGTAAAAATGCAAAAGGCGATCGAAGCAACCGAACGCGAATTTTCCAAAATCCGCACAAGCGTTGCAACTCCCGCTATTTTGAACAACATCCGCGTGGACTATTACGGAACGCCGACTCCGATTCCGCAGGTGGCAAAGGTCACTGTGCCGGAACCGCGTATGCTTCTCGTGACCCCGTGGGAAAAGCAAATGGTCGAACCGATTAATCGCGCCATTCAAATGGCAAATATCGGTGTGTCGCCGATTATGGAAGGAAACGGCATCCGCGTTTCGATTCCAATTCTCACATCGGAACGTCGTGCTGAACTCGCAAAAATTGCGCGCAAACATGCCGAAGAAGGCAAGGTCGCAATTCGCAACATTCGCCGCGACGCCAACGATGCGATTAAGAAAAATAAAGAACTCGGCGAAGACGAATCCAAAAAGCGTCAGGATCAAATTCAGAAAATCACCGACAGCTACATTGCAAAAATCGATGAAATTCTGAAAGTCAAAGAAGCTGACTTGCTCGAGGTGTAG
- the pyrH gene encoding UMP kinase: MASTKFNRILLKLSGEALAGEKGHGIDSEILTTMASEIASVVKSGVQVALVIGGGNLVRGISASAGGMNRAQGDAMGMLGTVMNGLAMQDALDKQGIPCVVMSAIRMEPICEFFNRRRALSLLSSGTVVIFSAGTGNPYFTTDSAAALRAIESECDVIMKATKVDGIYTDDPVKNPAATRFDDITYTEVINRGLKVMDTAAVALCLEQKMPILVFKMEKGNLTKATVEGNLGTLVHC, translated from the coding sequence ATGGCAAGCACCAAGTTTAACCGTATTCTTTTAAAACTTTCTGGCGAAGCTCTCGCTGGGGAAAAAGGTCACGGCATCGACTCCGAAATCCTCACTACGATGGCTTCCGAAATCGCATCCGTTGTGAAGTCGGGAGTTCAAGTGGCGTTGGTGATCGGCGGCGGAAACTTGGTGCGCGGCATCTCGGCATCGGCTGGCGGCATGAATCGTGCTCAAGGCGATGCCATGGGAATGCTCGGAACTGTCATGAATGGACTTGCGATGCAGGATGCTCTCGATAAGCAGGGCATTCCGTGCGTCGTGATGTCTGCAATTCGGATGGAACCTATCTGCGAATTCTTTAATCGCAGACGGGCTCTGTCTCTCCTTTCTTCGGGAACTGTTGTGATTTTCTCCGCAGGAACCGGAAACCCTTACTTTACGACAGATAGCGCCGCAGCACTTCGTGCGATTGAATCGGAATGCGATGTGATTATGAAGGCGACTAAAGTCGATGGAATTTATACAGATGACCCGGTGAAAAATCCGGCGGCAACACGTTTTGACGACATTACCTACACCGAAGTGATTAACCGCGGCTTAAAAGTGATGGACACTGCTGCAGTTGCGCTTTGCTTAGAACAGAAAATGCCGATTTTGGTCTTTAAAATGGAAAAAGGGAACTTGACCAAGGCGACTGTTGAAGGTAATTTAGGTACACTTGTACATTGCTAA
- the tsf gene encoding translation elongation factor Ts, with protein MAITITAAMVNELRQKTGVGMMQCKKALTEAEGDQEKAFELLRKQGAAVAAKRADKAAKEGRVFLVMAANRAVAFELGCETEPVSQNQDFVALANLAVKACETQDINSVDDLKNAVVDGVKIGDKLQDVLVKIQENIDFRKLRVITCGANEILGSYNHMNGKVGVIVKLAFEGSLNNEEGLKAVAKDIAMQTSAFAPEAVNNAAIPADRIAKEREIAREQIERQAAETGKKTKPEFVERQIDGRVAKVLKELVLEDQEFFMSDKNPQKLNVKDYLQSKAAEFGLSSLKVVDFVRFERGN; from the coding sequence ATGGCGATTACAATTACTGCCGCAATGGTAAACGAACTCCGTCAGAAGACTGGCGTGGGTATGATGCAATGCAAGAAGGCTTTGACCGAAGCTGAAGGCGATCAGGAAAAGGCATTCGAACTTCTCCGTAAGCAGGGTGCTGCTGTCGCTGCAAAGCGTGCGGACAAGGCTGCGAAAGAAGGTCGCGTGTTCCTCGTGATGGCTGCAAATCGCGCTGTCGCATTCGAACTCGGCTGCGAAACCGAACCGGTTTCTCAGAACCAAGACTTCGTCGCTCTTGCAAATCTCGCAGTGAAGGCTTGCGAAACTCAAGACATCAACTCGGTGGATGACTTGAAGAACGCTGTCGTTGACGGTGTGAAAATCGGTGACAAGCTCCAGGATGTTCTCGTGAAGATCCAGGAAAACATCGACTTCCGCAAACTCCGCGTCATTACTTGCGGTGCAAACGAAATCCTCGGCTCTTACAATCACATGAATGGTAAGGTCGGCGTGATCGTGAAGCTCGCATTCGAAGGTTCTTTGAACAATGAAGAAGGTTTGAAGGCTGTCGCAAAAGACATCGCCATGCAGACTTCCGCATTTGCTCCGGAAGCGGTGAATAACGCTGCTATCCCAGCAGATCGCATTGCAAAGGAACGCGAAATTGCTCGCGAACAGATCGAACGTCAAGCTGCGGAAACCGGCAAGAAGACAAAGCCGGAATTCGTGGAACGTCAGATCGATGGCCGCGTGGCAAAGGTTCTGAAGGAACTCGTCCTCGAAGATCAAGAATTCTTCATGAGCGACAAGAACCCGCAGAAACTCAATGTGAAGGATTACCTCCAGAGCAAGGCCGCCGAATTCGGTCTTTCTTCTTTGAAGGTCGTTGACTTCGTTCGTTTCGAAAGAGGTAACTAA
- the rpsB gene encoding 30S ribosomal protein S2 encodes MANLPSVEELLSAGAHFGHQAQRWNPKMKPYILAKKNDIYVINLDKTIKMLEEAGKVAARISSEGKSVLFVGTKPTARAIVEEAAQKTNHFFVSNRWLGGMLTNFQTVRKSIKQIDKIDQMEADGLFKELSKKEVLDKTRLREKMLGVFGGIREMATLPGLVVVTDLHHEHIAVAEARRLHIPIIGICDTNVDPTLVDYPVPANDDAVKSIKLIVDYIAANVTTRSEVAKTADAESAAKKFDDAPRKRNFKPRKAAPKSEEKSETAEEK; translated from the coding sequence ATGGCTAATCTGCCTTCCGTTGAAGAACTCCTCTCTGCTGGCGCTCACTTTGGTCACCAGGCTCAGCGCTGGAACCCGAAAATGAAGCCGTATATCTTGGCGAAGAAGAATGACATCTACGTCATCAATCTCGACAAGACGATCAAGATGCTTGAAGAAGCAGGCAAGGTCGCTGCTCGTATTTCGAGCGAAGGCAAGAGCGTTCTCTTCGTCGGTACAAAGCCCACGGCACGCGCAATCGTGGAAGAAGCTGCTCAGAAGACGAATCATTTCTTCGTTTCGAACCGCTGGCTCGGTGGTATGCTCACCAACTTCCAGACTGTTCGCAAGTCCATTAAGCAAATCGATAAGATTGATCAAATGGAAGCTGACGGACTCTTCAAAGAACTCTCCAAGAAGGAAGTTCTCGACAAGACTCGTCTCCGCGAAAAGATGCTCGGCGTGTTCGGCGGTATCCGTGAAATGGCAACCCTTCCGGGTCTCGTCGTTGTCACCGACCTCCATCACGAACACATCGCTGTGGCTGAAGCTCGTCGTTTGCACATTCCTATCATCGGCATTTGCGACACGAACGTGGATCCGACCCTCGTGGATTATCCGGTTCCGGCAAACGATGACGCTGTGAAGTCTATCAAGCTCATCGTGGACTACATCGCAGCAAACGTGACGACTCGTTCTGAAGTGGCAAAGACTGCGGATGCAGAATCTGCAGCAAAGAAGTTTGATGACGCTCCGCGCAAGCGCAATTTCAAGCCGCGCAAGGCTGCTCCGAAGTCCGAAGAAAAGTCCGAAACCGCTGAGGAAAAGTAA
- the rpsI gene encoding 30S ribosomal protein S9 → MTTAKSKKIYRGTGRRKNAIAAVILKPGSGKRTINGRDFKEYFHSDVQDMIANLPFAVLNNADQWDVEVNAHGGGIAGQMGAVRLGIARALVANNAEDKSALKKEGLMTRDSRAVERKKFGRKKARKHFQFSKR, encoded by the coding sequence ATTACTACCGCAAAATCTAAGAAGATCTACCGTGGCACCGGTCGTCGCAAGAACGCCATCGCTGCTGTTATCTTGAAGCCGGGTTCCGGCAAGCGTACCATCAATGGTCGCGATTTTAAGGAATATTTCCACTCTGACGTGCAAGATATGATTGCAAACCTTCCGTTTGCAGTTCTCAACAATGCAGACCAGTGGGATGTTGAAGTGAACGCTCATGGCGGTGGAATCGCTGGCCAGATGGGTGCAGTTCGCTTGGGCATTGCTCGCGCTCTCGTTGCAAACAACGCCGAAGACAAGTCCGCTCTCAAGAAAGAAGGTCTCATGACCCGTGATTCTCGTGCTGTGGAACGTAAGAAGTTCGGCCGCAAGAAGGCTCGTAAGCACTTCCAGTTCAGCAAGCGTTAA
- the rplM gene encoding 50S ribosomal protein L13 — translation MKTIMVNPKTVTRQWKLIDAEGKPLGRVATAAARLLMGKHKAIYSPNVDTGDFVVIINAGKVATTGKKAQQKQYFHHTGHIGGERWISYEALMEKHPTEPLMEAIWGMLPHSSLGKKMLKKLKIYAGAEQPHAAQHLETVSIDF, via the coding sequence ATGAAAACCATTATGGTGAACCCCAAGACGGTCACTCGTCAGTGGAAGCTCATCGACGCCGAAGGCAAGCCTCTCGGTCGCGTCGCCACCGCTGCTGCCCGCCTTTTGATGGGCAAGCACAAGGCTATCTATTCCCCGAACGTCGATACTGGCGACTTCGTGGTGATTATCAATGCTGGCAAGGTTGCAACCACCGGCAAGAAAGCTCAACAGAAGCAGTACTTCCACCACACCGGTCACATTGGCGGTGAACGCTGGATTTCTTACGAAGCTTTGATGGAAAAGCACCCGACAGAACCGCTTATGGAAGCGATCTGGGGCATGCTCCCGCACAGCTCTCTCGGCAAGAAGATGCTGAAGAAACTTAAAATCTACGCTGGTGCGGAACAGCCGCACGCGGCCCAACACCTCGAAACCGTAAGCATCGATTTCTAG